A portion of the Sabethes cyaneus chromosome 3, idSabCyanKW18_F2, whole genome shotgun sequence genome contains these proteins:
- the LOC128742303 gene encoding protein spartin: MFASSKTTASQQQWARTFASIKSAHDSAYRTIERAIKFEEHERPDLALASYKEGIQTIDEALAIPVEISDDFQKDETWQSAVRMIHKMKCTRGEVLQRIGQIASKMDQQDAVSDKNGSESISTEGQVLRPRTYTELAQALREMQNCGDEDSENSSLELLFSCDGVKMYYIEPDGVVSRALDDSTLRIVRIEKDDVRRLESTVFVQVIPTVASARIHNAEEPLLERAIEAREGFVVLSEIEEQRGVDPSFIYPLIPGVSPCYRTEYGAFIIPDLNSENGRTIGLIIPADADDVVLEIFVAFLHGIVTQREGFRTQGPDFQFGESRPRRSTSANVSANIIKGAFYVSKGLIKGAEKTGEYIAYGTPYLIAKIRKTPDEAPAQVPSNVKTGIEIAKTVSGTAASVTSYVAGKVGSATMALGRFLAPHIQKHGSNLLSYSTGMTEEDASEKVHGALTICAGAVEGFGTVYNGLEKSASILGTSLSNSTVQIVQHKYGPEAGQVVGSSLDTVGNVINVSQNVSNMTPKGIAKRTAKNAGKALVAGYRPPIPEVDFNAGEGSSRATNGAMVDTQQRVVPAAVLYPDLSALAEEVRK, translated from the coding sequence ATGTTCGCGAGCAGCAAGACAACAGCGTCACAGCAGCAATGGGCTCGTACGTTTGCCAGCATCAAAAGCGCCCATGACAGTGCATATCGGACTATCGAGCGAGCCATCAAATTTGAAGAACATGAACGTCCGGACCTGGCACTTGCCAGCTATAAGGAGGGCATACAAACAATCGACGAAGCCCTGGCGATTCCCGTGGAAATTTCGGACGATTTCCAAAAGGATGAAACTTGGCAGTCAGCCGTGCGAatgattcataaaatgaaatgtACCCGTGGTGAAGTGCTGCAGCGGATAGGTCAGATCGCAAGCAAGATGGATCAGCAGGATGCTGTTAGTGACAAAAATGGTTCAGAATCAATCTCGACTGAAGGTCAAGTACTGAGGCCACGGACATACACCGAATTGGCGCAAGCATTGCGTGAGATGCAGAATTGTGGGGATGAAGACAGTGAAAATAGTAGCTTGGAATTGTTGTTTTCGTGTGATGGAGTGAAGATGTACTACATCGAACCGGATGGAGTAGTTTCGAGGGCATTGGACGATTCAACTCTACGTATCGTTAGAATCGAGAAAGATGACGTTAGGAGGCTGGAAAGCACCGTTTTCGTACAAGTGATACCGACTGTCGCTTCGGCAAGAATTCATAATGCTGAAGAACCCTTGCTGGAACGTGCGATTGAAGCACGAGAGGGGTTTGTCGTCCTTTCCGAGATCGAAGAGCAACGTGGGGTTGATCCGTCGTTTATCTACCCGTTGATCCCCGGAGTGTCGCCATGCTACCGAACGGAATATGGAGCTTTTATTATTCCCGATTTGAACAGCGAAAATGGTCGAACAATTGGGCTCATCATTCCTGCCGACGCAGATGATGTAGTGTTGGAGATATTTGTGGCTTTTCTACATGGTATTGTAACTCAACGTGAAGGTTTTAGAACGCAGGGACCAGACTTTCAGTTTGGTGAATCACGTCCCAGACGTAGTACTAGCGCCAATGTATCGGCCAATATTATTAAAGGCGCTTTCTACGTATCAAAAGGCCTAATAAAGGGAGCGGAAAAAACCGGCGAATACATTGCCTACGGTACACCCTACCTTATAGCGAAAATTCGCAAAACTCCTGACGAAGCGCCCGCTCAGGTTCCTAGTAATGTAAAAACTGGAATAGAGATTGCCAAAACCGTGAGCGGAACAGCGGCAAGCGTAACAAGTTATGTTGCCGGTAAGGTGGGATCAGCTACGATGGCATTAGGACGCTTCCTTGCTCCCCATATTCAAAAGCACGGCTCAAACTTGTTATCCTATAGCACTGGCATGACTGAAGAGGACGCTTCGGAAAAAGTTCACGGAGCTCTTACCATCTGTGCTGGGGCCGTCGAAGGTTTCGGAACAGTTTACAATGGGTTAGAAAAATCCGCTTCTATTTTGGGGACAAGTCTAAGCAACAGCACTGTTCAAATTGTGCAGCACAAATACGGCCCGGAGGCCGGTCAAGTGGTCGGAAGTTCGCTGGACACGGTTGGCAATGTCATAAACGTAAGCCAGAATGTGAGCAATATGACACCGAAAGGAATTGCTAAACGAACGGCTAAGAATGCCGGCAAAGCGCTGGTCGCTGGGTACAGACCACCGATACCGGAAGTGGATTTCAACGCAGGAGAAGGTTCTTCCAGAGCTACTAATGGCGCTATGGTTGATACACAACAGCGAGTAGTGCCGGCCGCCGTTCTTTACCCAGATCTGTCCGCATTAGCCGAAGAAGTACGCAAATAG
- the LOC128744776 gene encoding F-box/WD repeat-containing protein 11 isoform X2 yields MMKMETDKIMDESNNSSPQFTTSILYDPARKKEPSQSFQTERDACLSYFTKWNEADQVDFVEQLLSRMCHYQHGHINAYLKPMLQRDFITLLPTKGLDHVAENILSYLDAKSLCRAERVCKEWSRVISEGMLWKKLIERNVRTDSLWRGLAERKGWIKYLFIPRPGVTHRPHKFYRELFPKIMKDIEAIENNWRTGNHNLQRINCRSENSKGVYCLQYDDDKIVSGLRDNTIKIWDRNSLQCCKILTGHTGSVLCLQYDDKVIISGSSDSTVRVWDVNTGDMANTLIHHCEAVLHLRFNNGMMVTCSKDRSIAVWDMTSPTEIALRRVLVGHRAAVNVVDFDEKYIVSASGDRTIKVWNTSTCEFVRTLNGHKRGIACLQYRDRLVVSGSSDNSIRLWDIECGTCLRILEGHEELVRCIRFDSKRIVSGAYDGKIKVWDLQAALDIRAQTNTLCLKTLMEHTGRVFRLQFDEFQIVSSSHDDTILIWDFLNCSQKDESTTTQALGQVGRSPSPEIT; encoded by the exons TTCACTACATCCATACTGTATGACCCGGCGCGGAAGAAAGAACCGTCTCAGTCCTTCCAGACTGAACGGGATGCTTGTCTTTCCTACTTCACCAAGTGGAATGAAGCCGACCAAGTGGATTTTGTAGAACAGCTCCTGTCCCGCATGTGCCATTACCAACACGGACACATCAATGCCTACCTGAAACCAATGCTGCAGCGGGATTTCATCACTTTATTACCGA CAAAAGGATTGGACCATGTGGCGGAAAATATCTTATCCTACCTGGATGCCAAATCGCTATGCCGGGCGGAGCGCGTTTGCAAAGAATGGTCCCGCGTCATTTCCGAGGGCATGCTCTGGAAAAAACTGATAGAGCGAAACGTTCGTACAGATTCTCTCTGGCGGGGGCTGGCCGAACGAAAAGGATG GATAAAGTATCTTTTCATACCCCGACCGGGCGTTACACACAGACCGCACAAATTCTACCGCGAACTATTTCCGAAGATTATGAAAGATATAGAGGCAATCGAAAATAATTGGCGCACTGGAAATCACAATCTGCAGAGGATAAACTGTCGATCGGAAAACTCGAAAGGCGTTTATTGCCTCCAGTACGACGATGACAAAATCGTGTCTGGTCTGAGGGACAACACTATTAAGATTTGGGACCGAAATTCCCTGCAGTGCTGCAAG ATTCTAACTGGTCACACTGGCTCGGTGCTCTGTCTGCAGTATGACGACAAGGTAATCATTAGTGGTTCCAGCGATTCCACGGTTCGAGTTTGGGATGTCAACACTGGTGACATGGCGAACACCCTGATACATCACTGTGAAGCGGTGCTGCATTTACGCTTCAATAATGGCATGATGGTGACCTGTTCGAAG GATCGCTCTATTGCCGTATGGGACATGACATCACCGACGGAGATTGCTTTACGGCGGGTGCTGGTCGGCCACCGGGCGGCAGTTAACGTTGTAGACTTCGATGAGAAATATATAGTTTCAGCATCCGGGGACCGCACGATCAAGGTGTGGAACACCTCAACGTGTGAATTCGTCCGAACGTTGAATGGCCACAAACGTGGCATTGCCTGTTTGCAGTATCGCGACCGTTTGGTCGTCAGCGGAAGCTCAGACAATTCTATAAG aCTTTGGGATATTGAATGCGGTACCTGTTTGCGGATTCTTGAGGGACATGAAGAACTCGTCCGCTGCATCCGATTTGACTCGAAGCGCATCGTAAGCGGTGCTTACGATGGCAAGATCAAGGTGTGGGATCTCCAAGCTGCCTTAGACATTCGAGCGCAGACCAACACACTGTGCTTAAAGACTTTAATG GAACATACGGGCCGCGTATTCCGGCTGCAGTTCGATGAGTTCCAAATAGTGAGTAGCTCCCATGACGACACCATTCTGATATGGGATTTCCTGAACTGCTCACAGAAGGACGAGTCGACAACAACGCAAGCTTTGGGCCAGGTGGGCCGAAGTCCATCAC CCGAAATCACGTAA
- the LOC128743825 gene encoding uncharacterized protein LOC128743825: protein MEPSYENIFEEVKVEIIDSHCATRPAKRKRKNTFKGQKREVVKHIRNFPCLWNHRHKHYRNVLKRNAAWDSVAQTMNISVAEARALWKKARDAHRYLTRKARNFPKAKSGQAAPEEDDEEEEEEEQYVQELREEMAFLDDNTAYRHLQTASLGGDDHDTATSRSVSPAPFEFQESNCDIASNHASTSSNPSCMPNKSKRERDDSSMEAALLVSRSIDSFIEKREDKTQELKHKYIWLQLEKLFEQLDEDKIIDLNFQFISQTYSAIVEKREREKKGR, encoded by the exons ATGGAACCTTCGTACGAAAATATATTCGAGGAAGTGAAAGTAGAGATTATCGACTCGCATTGTGCAACACGGCCGGCCAAgcgtaaacgaaaaaatacgttcaAAGGACAAAAACGGGAAGTGGTAAAACACATCAGGAACTTCCCCTGCCTGTGGAACCATAGACACAAACATTATCGAAATGTATTAAAGCGTAATGCAGCTTGGGATAGTGTAGCACAAACAATGAACATCTCTG TGGCAGAAGCTAGAGCTTTGTGGAAAAAAGCTCGAGATGCACATCGTTACCTCACACGAAAAGCAAGAAATTTTCCAAAAGCAAAAAGTGGCCAGGCAGCTCCAGAGGAAGacgacgaagaagaagaagaggaagaacAATATGTGCAAGAATTGCGTGAGGAAATGGCGTTTTTGGATGACAATACAGCTTATAGGCATCTTCAGACTGCGTCACTGGGTGGTGACGATCACGATACTGCAACTTCTCGTTCGGTTTCACCAGCTCCATTCGAGTTTCAGGAATCCAATTGCGATATAGCGTCCAATCACGCATCCACTAGCAGTAATCCCTCTTGTATGCCGAATAAATCGAAGCGTGAACGTGACGATTCATCGATGGAAGCCGCTCTTCTCGTTAGCCGATCTATTGATTCGTTCATCGAGAAACGCGAAGATAAAACCCAGgagctaaaacataaatataTCTGGTTGCAATTGGAAAAACTGTTTGAACAACTTGACGAAGATAAAATAATAGATCTGAATTTTCAGTTCATTTCGCAGACGTACAGTGCAATTGTAGAAAAGCGTGAGCGGGAAAAGAAAGGCAGATGA
- the LOC128744776 gene encoding beta-TrCP isoform X1, with protein sequence MMKMETDKIMDESNNSSPQFTTSILYDPARKKEPSQSFQTERDACLSYFTKWNEADQVDFVEQLLSRMCHYQHGHINAYLKPMLQRDFITLLPTKGLDHVAENILSYLDAKSLCRAERVCKEWSRVISEGMLWKKLIERNVRTDSLWRGLAERKGWIKYLFIPRPGVTHRPHKFYRELFPKIMKDIEAIENNWRTGNHNLQRINCRSENSKGVYCLQYDDDKIVSGLRDNTIKIWDRNSLQCCKILTGHTGSVLCLQYDDKVIISGSSDSTVRVWDVNTGDMANTLIHHCEAVLHLRFNNGMMVTCSKDRSIAVWDMTSPTEIALRRVLVGHRAAVNVVDFDEKYIVSASGDRTIKVWNTSTCEFVRTLNGHKRGIACLQYRDRLVVSGSSDNSIRLWDIECGTCLRILEGHEELVRCIRFDSKRIVSGAYDGKIKVWDLQAALDIRAQTNTLCLKTLMEHTGRVFRLQFDEFQIVSSSHDDTILIWDFLNCSQKDESTTTQALGQVGRSPSREYSASGAAGGRAQPQQETDDDDAY encoded by the exons TTCACTACATCCATACTGTATGACCCGGCGCGGAAGAAAGAACCGTCTCAGTCCTTCCAGACTGAACGGGATGCTTGTCTTTCCTACTTCACCAAGTGGAATGAAGCCGACCAAGTGGATTTTGTAGAACAGCTCCTGTCCCGCATGTGCCATTACCAACACGGACACATCAATGCCTACCTGAAACCAATGCTGCAGCGGGATTTCATCACTTTATTACCGA CAAAAGGATTGGACCATGTGGCGGAAAATATCTTATCCTACCTGGATGCCAAATCGCTATGCCGGGCGGAGCGCGTTTGCAAAGAATGGTCCCGCGTCATTTCCGAGGGCATGCTCTGGAAAAAACTGATAGAGCGAAACGTTCGTACAGATTCTCTCTGGCGGGGGCTGGCCGAACGAAAAGGATG GATAAAGTATCTTTTCATACCCCGACCGGGCGTTACACACAGACCGCACAAATTCTACCGCGAACTATTTCCGAAGATTATGAAAGATATAGAGGCAATCGAAAATAATTGGCGCACTGGAAATCACAATCTGCAGAGGATAAACTGTCGATCGGAAAACTCGAAAGGCGTTTATTGCCTCCAGTACGACGATGACAAAATCGTGTCTGGTCTGAGGGACAACACTATTAAGATTTGGGACCGAAATTCCCTGCAGTGCTGCAAG ATTCTAACTGGTCACACTGGCTCGGTGCTCTGTCTGCAGTATGACGACAAGGTAATCATTAGTGGTTCCAGCGATTCCACGGTTCGAGTTTGGGATGTCAACACTGGTGACATGGCGAACACCCTGATACATCACTGTGAAGCGGTGCTGCATTTACGCTTCAATAATGGCATGATGGTGACCTGTTCGAAG GATCGCTCTATTGCCGTATGGGACATGACATCACCGACGGAGATTGCTTTACGGCGGGTGCTGGTCGGCCACCGGGCGGCAGTTAACGTTGTAGACTTCGATGAGAAATATATAGTTTCAGCATCCGGGGACCGCACGATCAAGGTGTGGAACACCTCAACGTGTGAATTCGTCCGAACGTTGAATGGCCACAAACGTGGCATTGCCTGTTTGCAGTATCGCGACCGTTTGGTCGTCAGCGGAAGCTCAGACAATTCTATAAG aCTTTGGGATATTGAATGCGGTACCTGTTTGCGGATTCTTGAGGGACATGAAGAACTCGTCCGCTGCATCCGATTTGACTCGAAGCGCATCGTAAGCGGTGCTTACGATGGCAAGATCAAGGTGTGGGATCTCCAAGCTGCCTTAGACATTCGAGCGCAGACCAACACACTGTGCTTAAAGACTTTAATG GAACATACGGGCCGCGTATTCCGGCTGCAGTTCGATGAGTTCCAAATAGTGAGTAGCTCCCATGACGACACCATTCTGATATGGGATTTCCTGAACTGCTCACAGAAGGACGAGTCGACAACAACGCAAGCTTTGGGCCAGGTGGGCCGAAGTCCATCACGTGAGTATTCCGCCTCCGGCGCTGCTGGTGGCCGTGCGCAGCCCCAGCAAGagactgatgatgatgatgcataCTAA